The Flavobacterium marginilacus genome window below encodes:
- a CDS encoding GumC family protein, whose amino-acid sequence MENNNNKSFEEDLENDFNLKEFFDKYLVHWKWFGFGVSICLIMAFLYLRYTIPQYKAFTTILVKDEKKGGMLSELSAFADMGLGGSVVNNVDNEIEILKSRTLIESTIKKLNLTVSFIFKGKIKDIELYEKSPIEVTLINPEKHFYENEMILNYKELAPDTFELEIEFKEDKEQGVLNSTSVAKYHYDELITTQYGQIIIRKSKIKVDDLKEKFGKFSIVISPLEDIVDSFRERVSVNPISKTSSVVEISIKDPVVKKAEDFLDNLIAIYNSNAATDKNFIAENTSEFINNRLEIITQELDGVEKNVESFKTSNEVTDIESEAKLYVEGSDEYVKKGVETEIQLNVVNSMLSFIKKSSSSDLLPANIISEKGDASNLINNYNTLILDRNRILKSATPENPSVIKLDQQIASLKSNVFASLLRMQSNLVIQKNNLKRNEGILNSKIRKIPVQEHQFRIIDRQQKVKEELYLYLLQKREETAISLAATEPNARVIDSGKAEKIPASPKKKIVYLVALLLGLLIPFGIIYVINLLDTKIKSRLDLEGKTLIPFIGDVPTSDSPSDIIKADSRTSSAEALRIVRTNLEFILSKADENRAKTIFLTSTFPKEGKTFVSANLAGTFALSGKKVLLVGMDIRNPRLDEYFALPGRGFTNYLSSKDVKLDDLIVKQDGFDNFYILPAGVIPPNPAELLMSNKVDDLFKTLKNQYDYIIVDTAPVSLVTDTLLIAKHADCFIYVARANFLEKRMLNIPNELYKANKLPNMCLLLNDTDSTKGYGYGYGYGVNVKKTSWYNKILKR is encoded by the coding sequence ATGGAAAACAACAATAATAAAAGCTTTGAGGAAGATTTAGAGAATGATTTTAATTTAAAAGAATTTTTTGATAAGTATTTGGTTCATTGGAAATGGTTTGGTTTTGGGGTGAGCATTTGTTTGATTATGGCTTTTTTATATTTGAGATATACAATACCTCAATATAAGGCATTTACCACAATTTTGGTAAAAGACGAAAAGAAAGGGGGCATGCTTTCTGAACTTTCAGCTTTTGCTGATATGGGATTAGGTGGGAGTGTGGTTAATAATGTTGATAATGAAATTGAAATTTTAAAATCAAGAACGTTAATAGAAAGTACCATAAAAAAATTAAATCTTACGGTAAGTTTTATTTTTAAAGGGAAGATTAAAGATATTGAACTCTATGAAAAATCTCCAATTGAAGTTACATTAATCAATCCTGAGAAGCATTTTTATGAGAATGAAATGATCTTAAATTATAAGGAATTAGCTCCAGATACCTTTGAATTAGAAATTGAATTTAAAGAAGATAAAGAGCAGGGTGTTCTTAATTCTACTTCAGTTGCTAAATATCATTATGACGAATTGATTACCACTCAGTATGGACAAATTATCATTCGTAAATCTAAAATAAAGGTTGATGATTTAAAAGAAAAATTCGGAAAGTTTAGTATCGTAATTAGTCCGCTGGAAGATATAGTTGACAGTTTTAGAGAAAGAGTTTCTGTAAACCCAATAAGTAAAACGAGCAGTGTTGTAGAAATTTCGATAAAAGATCCAGTTGTAAAAAAAGCAGAAGATTTTTTAGATAATTTGATAGCTATTTATAATAGCAATGCGGCTACAGATAAGAATTTTATAGCTGAGAATACTTCTGAATTTATAAATAATAGATTAGAAATCATTACGCAAGAACTGGATGGCGTTGAAAAAAATGTGGAGAGTTTTAAGACTTCTAATGAAGTAACAGATATAGAATCAGAAGCCAAACTTTATGTTGAAGGATCCGATGAATATGTTAAAAAGGGAGTTGAAACAGAAATTCAATTGAATGTAGTTAACTCGATGCTGAGTTTTATTAAAAAAAGTTCGAGTTCAGATTTGTTGCCTGCTAACATTATTAGTGAAAAAGGAGATGCGAGTAATTTAATAAACAACTATAATACACTAATATTAGACCGTAATAGAATTCTGAAATCTGCAACTCCAGAAAATCCATCGGTTATTAAATTAGATCAGCAGATTGCATCATTAAAGTCAAATGTATTTGCTAGTTTGTTGAGAATGCAATCTAATTTAGTTATCCAAAAGAATAATTTGAAGCGTAATGAGGGGATTTTAAATTCTAAAATAAGAAAAATTCCTGTTCAGGAACACCAATTCAGAATAATTGACAGACAGCAAAAGGTTAAGGAAGAATTGTATTTGTATTTATTACAAAAAAGAGAAGAAACGGCTATTTCATTAGCTGCTACAGAACCCAATGCAAGAGTAATCGATTCGGGTAAAGCCGAAAAAATTCCAGCTTCTCCTAAAAAGAAAATAGTTTATTTAGTAGCCTTATTGTTAGGGTTATTGATTCCTTTTGGAATTATTTATGTAATTAATTTGTTGGATACTAAAATAAAGAGCAGGTTAGATTTAGAAGGAAAGACTTTGATTCCTTTTATTGGAGATGTTCCTACTTCTGATTCACCTTCTGATATCATAAAAGCTGATAGTCGAACCAGTTCCGCTGAGGCATTGCGTATTGTCAGGACTAATCTGGAATTTATATTAAGCAAAGCAGATGAAAATAGGGCAAAAACTATTTTTTTGACTTCTACTTTTCCTAAGGAAGGTAAAACTTTTGTGTCAGCTAATCTCGCTGGAACTTTTGCTTTGTCTGGTAAAAAAGTATTACTGGTTGGTATGGATATCAGGAATCCAAGGTTAGATGAGTATTTTGCTTTACCAGGCAGGGGCTTTACGAATTATTTATCATCGAAAGATGTAAAATTGGACGATTTAATTGTAAAGCAAGATGGTTTCGATAATTTTTACATCCTTCCTGCCGGGGTTATTCCTCCAAATCCAGCAGAATTGTTAATGAGTAATAAAGTAGATGACCTCTTTAAAACTCTTAAAAATCAGTATGATTATATTATTGTTGATACCGCTCCTGTGAGTTTGGTTACTGATACATTATTGATTGCTAAGCATGCTGATTGTTTTATCTATGTTGCTCGTGCGAACTTTTTGGAAAAACGTATGCTGAATATCCCTAATGAATTGTACAAAGCAAATAAACTGCCAAATATGTGCTTATTGTTAAACGATACTGACTCAACAAAAGGATATGGTTATGGATATGGTTATGGAGTGAATGTTAAAAAAACCTCTTGGTATAATAAAATATTAAAGAGATAA
- a CDS encoding START-like domain-containing protein, whose protein sequence is MNLKVRYEIEFPINSSPQLLYQYISTPSGLSEWFADNVNSRGEFFTFIWNDSQEKARLASKKSGEKVKFRWVDENNKDTDYFFELNILEDELTKDVSLMVVDFAHKEDLEEATQLWENQISDLKHVIGSV, encoded by the coding sequence ATGAATTTAAAAGTGCGTTACGAGATAGAGTTCCCCATAAATTCCTCCCCCCAATTATTATATCAGTATATTTCGACCCCTTCAGGCCTATCTGAATGGTTTGCAGATAATGTAAATTCCCGTGGTGAGTTTTTTACTTTTATTTGGAACGACTCTCAGGAGAAAGCAAGATTGGCTTCAAAAAAATCGGGAGAAAAAGTAAAGTTTAGGTGGGTTGACGAGAATAATAAGGATACAGATTATTTTTTTGAATTAAATATTTTAGAGGATGAGTTGACCAAAGATGTCTCTTTGATGGTTGTTGATTTTGCTCATAAAGAAGATCTTGAAGAAGCAACCCAGCTGTGGGAAAATCAAATTTCAGACCTCAAACATGTTATAGGTTCAGTGTAG
- a CDS encoding aminotransferase class IV encodes MINFNGTIVSEDANILVENRGFLYGDAVFETVKIVNGKILFLEDHYFRLMSSMRVIRMEIPMNFTMEYLEEQILTLVKNNNIESSSRARITVCRNNGGYYLPQDNTVLFLIKTMPLENKEYSLNGQEYEVDLYKDFYVAKQLLSSIKTTNRLINVTGSIYAHENGLDNCILLNDSKNVVEALQGNIFMLIGGRLITPPVSEGCLNGVMRKQILELAKKIEGIEVFEEIISPFDLQKADELFVTNVIKGIQPITKYRKKEFSVETSKVLVMLLNDSLGLV; translated from the coding sequence ATGATAAATTTTAATGGTACAATTGTATCTGAAGATGCAAATATTTTAGTTGAAAATAGAGGATTTCTATACGGTGATGCAGTTTTTGAGACTGTAAAAATTGTTAATGGGAAGATTTTGTTTCTGGAAGATCATTACTTTAGGCTGATGTCTTCGATGCGTGTAATTCGAATGGAAATTCCAATGAATTTCACGATGGAATATTTGGAAGAGCAGATTCTCACTTTGGTTAAAAATAATAATATAGAATCATCTTCTAGAGCCAGAATTACAGTTTGTAGAAATAATGGCGGTTATTATTTGCCACAAGATAACACCGTTTTGTTTTTGATAAAGACCATGCCGCTCGAAAATAAAGAATATTCGCTTAATGGGCAGGAATATGAAGTTGATTTGTATAAAGACTTTTATGTTGCAAAACAATTGCTGTCTTCGATTAAAACAACTAACCGTTTGATAAATGTAACAGGAAGTATTTATGCACATGAGAATGGCTTAGATAATTGTATTTTATTAAACGACAGCAAAAATGTTGTTGAGGCATTACAGGGTAATATTTTCATGCTTATTGGGGGCAGATTAATTACTCCTCCAGTTTCAGAAGGATGTCTGAATGGAGTTATGAGAAAACAGATTCTAGAATTAGCCAAAAAAATTGAGGGTATTGAAGTATTTGAAGAAATTATTTCTCCTTTTGATCTTCAAAAAGCTGACGAATTGTTTGTGACAAATGTGATTAAAGGTATACAGCCAATTACAAAGTACAGAAAAAAGGAATTTTCAGTTGAAACCTCAAAGGTTTTAGTGATGTTGCTAAACGATAGTTTAGGCTTAGTTTAA
- a CDS encoding YqgE/AlgH family protein: MISEKLKKGYLLIAEPSIIGDLSFNRSVILLADHNQDGSVGFIMNKPLKYTINDLIPEINASFKIFNGGPVEQDNLYFIHNIPKLIPNSIEISNGIYWGGDFDSTKDLINSGQIKKENIRFFLGYTGWEEHQLENEMKANSWIITKNSYENKIIGKSTLHFWKEQIMELGGEYLIWSNAPENPYLN; the protein is encoded by the coding sequence ATGATTTCAGAAAAATTAAAAAAAGGATATCTACTTATTGCTGAGCCATCAATAATAGGAGATTTGTCATTTAATAGATCTGTAATTTTATTAGCAGATCATAATCAAGATGGCTCGGTAGGCTTTATAATGAACAAACCACTGAAATACACAATCAATGATTTGATTCCTGAAATAAATGCCAGCTTCAAAATTTTCAATGGCGGTCCTGTAGAACAAGACAACCTGTACTTTATCCACAATATTCCTAAACTGATACCCAATAGTATTGAGATATCTAATGGAATCTATTGGGGAGGAGATTTTGATTCAACAAAAGATCTTATAAACAGCGGCCAAATCAAAAAAGAAAACATTCGTTTCTTTCTTGGTTACACCGGATGGGAAGAACATCAGCTTGAAAATGAAATGAAAGCCAATTCATGGATTATTACAAAAAACAGCTACGAGAATAAAATAATCGGTAAATCGACTCTTCATTTCTGGAAAGAACAAATCATGGAATTAGGAGGCGAATACCTTATTTGGTCTAATGCCCCTGAAAACCCTTATTTAAACTAA
- a CDS encoding HU family DNA-binding protein, translating to MNKSELIDAIAADAGITKAAAKLALESFLGNVGGTLKKGGKVSLVGFGSWSVSSRAARDGRNPQTGKTIQIAAKNVVKFKAGADLEGAVN from the coding sequence ATGAACAAATCAGAATTAATCGACGCTATCGCTGCAGATGCAGGAATTACTAAAGCTGCTGCAAAATTAGCGCTTGAATCATTTTTAGGAAATGTAGGTGGTACTTTGAAAAAAGGTGGTAAAGTATCTTTAGTAGGGTTCGGATCTTGGTCTGTATCTTCAAGAGCTGCAAGAGACGGAAGAAATCCTCAAACAGGAAAAACTATTCAAATAGCCGCTAAGAATGTTGTAAAATTCAAAGCCGGAGCAGATTTAGAAGGAGCTGTAAACTAA
- the fmt gene encoding methionyl-tRNA formyltransferase, with translation MKKLRIIFMGTPEFAVGILDSIIKNNYEVAAVITAADKPAGRGQKIKYSAVKEYALENNLHLLQPANLKDEAFLEELKSLEANLQIVVAFRMLPKVVWEMPSLGTFNLHASLLPNYRGAAPINWAIINGETKTGVTTFFIDDKIDTGAMILSSETAIDSNENAGQLHDRLMHLGCDTVIDTLKLIENGNVTTAIQKDSSDIKTAYKLNKENCKIDWSQSTAAIHNLIRGLSPYPAAWCYFTDKNEEWNVKIYEAKAIIEKHNYEIGFLICTKKEMKVATNEGFIQIVSLQFPGKKKMTAAELLNGITFSENAKVH, from the coding sequence ATGAAAAAATTACGAATCATATTTATGGGAACTCCAGAATTCGCAGTAGGAATTCTAGATTCTATAATTAAAAACAATTATGAAGTAGCTGCTGTAATTACCGCAGCCGACAAACCAGCAGGCCGAGGACAGAAAATAAAATATTCGGCAGTAAAAGAATATGCCTTAGAAAATAATTTACACTTATTACAGCCGGCAAATTTAAAAGATGAAGCTTTTTTGGAAGAATTAAAATCACTGGAGGCTAATTTGCAAATTGTAGTTGCCTTTAGAATGCTCCCAAAAGTAGTTTGGGAAATGCCATCTTTAGGAACATTTAATCTGCATGCGTCACTGCTTCCTAATTACAGAGGCGCTGCACCAATTAATTGGGCAATTATTAATGGCGAAACAAAAACCGGCGTAACTACATTTTTTATTGATGACAAAATAGATACCGGCGCAATGATTTTGAGCAGTGAAACCGCAATCGACAGCAATGAGAATGCCGGACAGCTACATGACCGCCTGATGCATTTAGGATGTGACACTGTCATTGATACTTTGAAACTGATTGAAAACGGCAATGTAACCACTGCTATTCAAAAAGATTCATCAGACATCAAAACAGCTTACAAGTTAAACAAAGAGAATTGCAAAATTGACTGGTCACAATCTACTGCAGCCATTCACAATCTTATTAGAGGATTAAGCCCATACCCTGCAGCTTGGTGTTATTTTACAGACAAGAATGAAGAATGGAATGTAAAAATCTATGAGGCCAAAGCAATTATAGAAAAACACAATTATGAAATTGGCTTTCTAATCTGCACTAAAAAGGAAATGAAAGTTGCCACGAATGAAGGTTTTATTCAAATAGTAAGCCTGCAGTTTCCAGGGAAGAAGAAAATGACCGCTGCAGAATTATTAAACGGAATAACATTTTCAGAAAATGCAAAAGTTCACTAA
- a CDS encoding RecQ family ATP-dependent DNA helicase produces MPTALEILQKYWQHDTFRSLQNEIIDSVLDGHDTFALMPTGGGKSICFQVPALMNEGICLVISPLVALMKDQVANLQRRGIKAIALTGGIKSDEIIDLLDNCQFGNYKFLYVSPERLQSDWILDRIKNLPVNLITIDEAHCVSQWGHDFRPAYLKISELKKHFPKIPFLALTATATPRVKEDIITELGMQNPVQFAKSFARKNIAYMVFEIEDKLFRIEQILKKNPQPSIIYVRNRKACLEIAEQLQTLGFRAAYYHGGLTSREKDKNMQLWMEEKAQVIVATNAFGMGIDKPNVKTVIHIQLPENIENYYQEAGRSGRNGEKAFAVLLTSPSDIIQAESQFLKVLPDKMFLTTMYIKLCNYFQIAYGEGINEEFMFNLNHFCHKYDFPALKTFNAMRFLDGQGILTLSQEFSEKITLQFLISSKEVIRYTSLNPNDEEIILTILRTYPGVYEMQTAFNLPLIAKKSNHSEVSVLAVLHKLKDKEIIEFHSKNNDAVLIFNEIREDERTINKVSKYLVRQNELKKKQLHSVLKYVAEKNSCKSKMILDYFGEKTTVNCGICSYCITLTKPKKDFKALSEKIIALLQNESLSSREIQNKTKNTADDVIFVLQQLLEDELLIIQKNNKYILKT; encoded by the coding sequence ATGCCAACAGCACTAGAAATTCTTCAAAAATATTGGCAGCATGACACTTTCAGGTCGTTGCAGAACGAAATTATTGATTCGGTTTTGGACGGTCATGATACTTTTGCACTAATGCCAACTGGTGGCGGGAAATCGATTTGTTTTCAGGTGCCGGCTCTAATGAACGAAGGAATTTGTTTAGTGATTTCTCCTTTGGTAGCACTGATGAAAGACCAAGTTGCAAATTTGCAGCGGCGCGGCATCAAAGCTATTGCTTTGACTGGAGGCATTAAATCTGATGAGATTATTGATTTATTGGATAACTGTCAATTCGGGAATTATAAATTTCTGTACGTTTCTCCTGAACGTTTGCAGTCGGATTGGATTCTTGACCGAATAAAAAATCTTCCCGTAAATCTGATAACGATTGACGAAGCGCATTGTGTTTCGCAATGGGGACATGATTTTCGACCGGCTTATCTGAAGATTTCGGAATTAAAAAAACATTTTCCTAAAATTCCTTTTTTGGCACTAACAGCCACGGCAACTCCTCGAGTAAAAGAAGATATTATAACCGAACTGGGAATGCAGAATCCTGTTCAATTTGCTAAATCATTTGCCAGAAAGAATATCGCTTACATGGTTTTTGAAATAGAAGATAAACTTTTCAGAATTGAACAGATCCTTAAAAAAAATCCACAGCCATCTATTATATATGTTCGAAACCGAAAAGCCTGCCTGGAGATTGCTGAACAACTGCAAACTTTAGGATTTAGAGCTGCCTATTATCACGGCGGTCTTACTTCCAGAGAAAAAGACAAAAACATGCAGCTCTGGATGGAAGAAAAAGCGCAGGTTATTGTTGCCACAAATGCTTTTGGAATGGGAATTGACAAACCTAATGTAAAAACCGTAATTCATATTCAGCTGCCCGAAAACATAGAAAATTATTATCAGGAAGCAGGACGTTCCGGTCGAAACGGAGAAAAGGCTTTTGCCGTTTTATTGACTAGCCCATCTGATATTATTCAGGCAGAAAGTCAATTTTTAAAAGTTTTGCCTGATAAAATGTTTTTGACTACGATGTATATTAAACTCTGTAATTATTTTCAAATAGCTTATGGCGAAGGAATAAACGAAGAATTCATGTTTAATCTGAATCATTTTTGTCATAAATATGATTTTCCTGCACTGAAAACGTTTAATGCCATGCGCTTTTTAGACGGACAAGGGATTCTGACTCTGTCTCAGGAATTTTCAGAAAAAATAACTTTGCAGTTTCTAATCTCGTCCAAAGAAGTCATTCGTTATACAAGCCTAAATCCAAACGACGAGGAGATTATTTTAACCATTCTTAGAACATATCCTGGTGTTTATGAAATGCAGACCGCATTTAATTTACCGCTGATTGCTAAAAAATCGAACCATTCGGAAGTTTCTGTACTTGCCGTTTTACACAAATTAAAAGATAAAGAAATTATTGAATTTCATTCAAAAAACAATGATGCCGTTTTAATTTTCAATGAAATCCGCGAAGATGAAAGAACAATTAATAAAGTTTCCAAGTATCTTGTCCGCCAAAATGAACTCAAAAAAAAACAATTACATTCGGTACTAAAATACGTAGCTGAAAAAAACAGCTGCAAAAGCAAAATGATTTTGGATTATTTTGGAGAAAAAACAACTGTTAATTGCGGTATTTGTTCCTATTGCATCACCCTGACAAAACCTAAAAAGGATTTCAAAGCTCTTTCTGAAAAAATTATAGCCTTATTGCAAAATGAAAGCCTAAGCTCAAGAGAAATTCAAAACAAGACTAAAAATACTGCAGACGACGTTATCTTTGTACTGCAGCAATTATTAGAAGACGAACTTTTAATAATTCAAAAAAACAACAAATACATTTTAAAAACCTGA
- a CDS encoding ATP-binding protein codes for MQKEIIVIIGGPGTGKSSIIKGLVAKGYCCYPEISREVTLEAQKRGIEQLFLEDPLLFSQMLLDGRIKQFNDARNESHQLVFIDRGIPDVVAYLDYIGDNYPPHFVDACHANIYTKIFILPPWEEIYESDSERYENFEQAKEIQEHLTKTYVNYGYDLIEVPKDTVDNRILFILDKI; via the coding sequence GTGCAGAAAGAAATTATTGTTATCATTGGCGGTCCTGGTACGGGGAAAAGTTCTATTATAAAAGGTTTGGTTGCCAAAGGTTATTGCTGTTATCCTGAAATTTCCCGTGAAGTGACACTTGAAGCCCAAAAACGCGGTATTGAACAATTGTTCTTGGAAGATCCCTTATTATTTAGCCAAATGCTGCTTGACGGCAGAATCAAGCAATTTAATGATGCGAGAAATGAATCTCATCAATTGGTGTTTATTGACCGCGGAATCCCTGATGTTGTTGCGTACTTAGATTATATTGGCGATAATTATCCTCCTCATTTTGTTGATGCCTGCCACGCAAATATATATACGAAAATTTTCATTCTTCCGCCTTGGGAAGAGATTTATGAGAGTGACAGCGAGCGCTATGAAAATTTTGAACAGGCAAAAGAAATACAAGAACACCTCACAAAGACTTATGTAAATTACGGTTACGACTTAATTGAAGTACCAAAAGATACTGTTGATAACCGAATTCTTTTTATATTGGATAAAATTTAG
- a CDS encoding DUF493 family protein: protein MSDDNEKKTAEFYERLKTELDNSNSWPAQYLFKFIVPTNEENILKVENAFNCMGAVIKTTKSKTGKFTSISVDVTAKDSQEVIDKYQELSTIEGIVSL from the coding sequence ATGAGCGACGACAACGAAAAAAAGACAGCAGAGTTTTACGAAAGACTGAAAACCGAATTGGATAACAGTAATTCATGGCCTGCTCAATATTTGTTTAAATTTATAGTGCCAACTAACGAAGAAAATATCCTAAAAGTGGAAAATGCCTTCAACTGTATGGGAGCTGTAATCAAAACAACAAAATCCAAAACCGGAAAATTCACCAGTATTTCGGTAGATGTAACGGCCAAAGATTCGCAGGAAGTAATAGATAAGTACCAAGAATTATCCACAATAGAAGGTATAGTTTCCTTATAA
- a CDS encoding DUF4290 domain-containing protein, translating to MIEKYKKENANDVVFNLEYNSERKHLIIPEYGRHLQKLIEQATVIEDDEKRNKAAKYIIQVMGSLNPHLRDVPDFQHKLWDQLFIMSDFKLAADSPYPIPSREVLQLKPDALKYPQNYPKYRYYGNNIKYMIDVANKWEEGEMKSALVKVIANHMKKSYLSWNKDTVKDDVIFEHLYELSDGKLNLLQSSEELLNTTDLLRTNKRVSNKIGPAGQPKIQSNKNNKNGKQKPFQKK from the coding sequence ATGATCGAAAAATATAAAAAAGAAAATGCGAATGATGTAGTTTTCAACTTGGAATATAATTCTGAGAGAAAACATTTAATCATTCCAGAGTATGGCCGTCATTTGCAAAAACTGATCGAACAGGCTACTGTTATTGAAGATGATGAAAAACGCAACAAAGCGGCAAAATACATCATTCAGGTAATGGGAAGTCTGAATCCTCATTTGCGTGACGTACCTGATTTTCAGCATAAACTATGGGATCAGCTATTTATCATGTCTGATTTTAAATTAGCTGCCGATTCTCCTTATCCAATACCTTCAAGGGAAGTACTGCAGCTTAAACCGGATGCTTTAAAATATCCGCAAAATTATCCCAAATACAGGTACTATGGAAACAATATCAAGTATATGATTGATGTAGCCAATAAATGGGAGGAAGGCGAAATGAAAAGTGCATTGGTAAAAGTAATTGCCAATCACATGAAAAAATCCTATTTGAGCTGGAACAAAGATACCGTAAAAGATGATGTGATTTTCGAACACCTTTATGAGTTATCAGACGGAAAACTAAATTTACTGCAAAGTTCAGAAGAGTTATTAAATACCACCGATTTATTAAGAACCAATAAAAGGGTTTCTAATAAAATAGGTCCGGCAGGACAGCCAAAAATTCAAAGCAACAAGAATAATAAAAACGGCAAACAAAAACCGTTTCAAAAGAAATAA
- the murA gene encoding UDP-N-acetylglucosamine 1-carboxyvinyltransferase — protein sequence MEVFKIEGGTRLKGEVIPQGAKNEALQILCAVLLTPEKITINNIPDIIDINKLITLLGNLGVKIEKLGHGSYTFQCDEVNVGYLETEAFKKEGGSLRGSIMIVGPLLARFGKGYIPKPGGDKIGRRRLDTHFEGFINLGAKFRYNREDHFYGVEAPDGLTGADMLLDEASVTGTANIVMAAVLAKGRTTVYNAACEPYLQQLCKMLNSMGAKITGVGSNLLTIEGVEKLGGCEHRILPDMIEIGSWIGLAAMTRSEITIKNVSWENLGVIPSVFRKLGITLEKQGDDIYIPEHKDGYEVKTDIDGSILTIADAPWPGFTPDLLSIVLVVATQAKGDVLIHQKMFESRLFFVDKLIDMGAKIMLCDPHRAVVIGHDFKSVLKATTMASPDIRAGISLLIAALSAKGTSTIQNIEQIDRGYERIDERLRAIGAKIVREKQ from the coding sequence ATGGAAGTTTTCAAAATTGAAGGAGGAACACGTTTAAAAGGAGAAGTAATCCCGCAAGGTGCAAAAAATGAAGCACTGCAGATTTTATGTGCAGTACTTTTAACACCAGAAAAAATAACAATCAACAATATCCCGGATATTATCGATATCAATAAACTGATAACGCTGCTGGGGAATTTAGGAGTTAAAATAGAAAAACTAGGGCATGGTTCATATACTTTTCAATGTGATGAAGTAAATGTTGGATACTTAGAAACAGAAGCTTTTAAGAAAGAAGGAGGTTCGCTTCGTGGTTCTATTATGATTGTCGGACCGCTTCTGGCTCGTTTTGGAAAAGGATATATCCCGAAACCAGGCGGAGATAAAATCGGACGCAGACGTTTGGATACCCATTTTGAAGGATTTATCAATCTTGGTGCAAAATTCAGATACAACAGAGAAGACCATTTTTATGGAGTAGAAGCTCCAGACGGACTTACAGGTGCCGATATGTTATTGGACGAAGCGTCGGTAACTGGGACTGCAAATATTGTAATGGCTGCAGTTTTGGCCAAAGGAAGAACAACAGTTTACAATGCGGCGTGTGAGCCTTATTTGCAGCAGCTTTGTAAAATGCTGAATTCTATGGGTGCCAAAATCACAGGAGTTGGTTCTAATTTATTGACTATTGAAGGAGTTGAAAAATTAGGTGGCTGTGAGCATAGAATTTTGCCTGATATGATCGAGATAGGTTCTTGGATCGGTCTTGCGGCTATGACAAGAAGTGAAATTACTATCAAGAATGTAAGCTGGGAAAATCTAGGAGTTATTCCAAGCGTATTCAGAAAATTAGGAATTACCCTTGAGAAGCAGGGTGATGATATTTATATTCCAGAACATAAAGACGGTTACGAAGTAAAAACAGATATCGACGGTTCTATCCTTACCATTGCAGATGCGCCATGGCCAGGATTTACTCCCGATTTGTTGAGTATTGTTCTGGTGGTAGCTACACAGGCCAAAGGTGATGTTCTTATTCACCAAAAAATGTTTGAAAGCCGTTTGTTCTTCGTTGATAAACTGATTGACATGGGAGCCAAAATCATGTTGTGTGATCCGCATAGAGCTGTAGTTATTGGACACGATTTTAAATCAGTATTGAAAGCAACTACAATGGCTTCTCCAGATATTCGTGCTGGAATCTCATTGTTGATTGCTGCGCTTTCTGCAAAAGGAACCAGTACAATTCAAAACATTGAGCAGATTGACCGCGGTTACGAGCGCATAGACGAGCGACTAAGAGCAATTGGAGCCAAAATAGTTCGAGAAAAACAATAA